A DNA window from Ipomoea triloba cultivar NCNSP0323 chromosome 10, ASM357664v1 contains the following coding sequences:
- the LOC116033196 gene encoding uncharacterized protein LOC116033196: MENLLSKLSNAFKIRDLREPGFFLGIETVKCVDGLILSQRKYMNDILKRVGMTNCKPLATPLSVLRSSSISTDLYDDPTRYRSLAGAPNIPVPKLWCDNLCATYMCVNPNFHARTKYVEIDYHFVRDKVASGDIQVNFISTKDQLADIFTKPLTGPRFAFLRNKLQVIDIPFA, from the exons ATGGAAAATCTGCTCTCCAAGCTGTCTAATGCCTTCAAGATTCGTGATCTTAGAGAGCCTGGTTTTTTTCTTGGGATTGAAACTGTTAAGTGTGTTGATGGTCTTATCCTTTCGCAGCGTAAATACATGAATGATATTCTCAAACGTGTTGGTATGACAAATTGCAAGCCTCTTGCTACTCCTCTATCTGTTTTGAGATCCTCATCTATCAGTACAGACCTCTATGATGATCCCACTAGGTATAGGAGCCTGGCAG GTGCTCCCAATATTCCGGTTCCCAAGCTCTGGTGTGACAACCTTTGTGCTACCTACATGTGTGTCAATCCAAATTTCCATGCTCGTACAAAGTATGTGGAAATAGACTATCATTTTGTGAGGGACAAAGTTGCTTCAGGAGACATTCAGGTGAATTTTATTTCTACAAAGGATCAACTTGCTGACATCTTTACCAAGCCTCTTACGGGACCCAGGTTTGCTTTTCTGAGAAACAAGCTTCAGGTTATTGATATACCCTTTGCTtaa